One genomic window of Camelina sativa cultivar DH55 chromosome 5, Cs, whole genome shotgun sequence includes the following:
- the LOC104784665 gene encoding uncharacterized protein LOC104784665: MAADGIFRSIFEGCISGLDSAIERRPYHKNCGCALHDKSSGGVGKNQNQKRPPSCRRHGSSESISFPIRRSWSEGNIMALNMFPSSSSSSNLQSLSSSSSLSNLASDLPVDEAATEVPSRSNQQQLRWTIDEDD; encoded by the coding sequence ATGGCCGCCGACGGGATATTTCGCAGCATCTTCGAAGGATGTATCTCAGGCCTCGATTCCGCCATCGAGAGACGTCCTTACCACAAAAACTGCGGATGTGCGCTACACGATAAATCAAGCGGCGGCGttggaaaaaatcaaaatcagaaacgGCCGCCGTCTTGTCGCCGACACGGAAGCTCAGAGAGCATATCGTTCCCGATCCGAAGATCTTGGAGCGAAGGAAACATCATGGCTCTGAATATGTTTCCTtcatcgtcgtcttcgtctAATCTCCAATCGctttcgtcttcctcttctctatCAAATCTGGCGTCCGATTTACCGGTGGACGAAGCTGCGACGGAGGTTCCGAGTAGATCTAATCAACAACAGCTGCGATGGACGATTGACGaagatgattga
- the LOC104784666 gene encoding mitochondrial inner membrane protein OXA1-like: protein MACLRGIITKRANVLQRRAYPSCGHLIHDDRDETKSDSSSDTTIRKVLARNGSSNYKLSSRFEERHYYQSFASGSLGGLGLSSCRYMSSTQPEWSDKVDGIDFVATEIVPDEIVEAVTTTSQAVPAAVNEVAIAAADSAFPVAALQHLIDGVHSFTGLNWWASIALTTVLIRGVTVPILLNQLKATYKLNVLRPQLEELRREMSTKAQDPEAMAEGQRRMQLLFKEHGVTPFTPLKGLIIQGPIFISFFFAIRNMAEKVPSFKTGGTLWFTDLTTADTTYILPLLTAATFLIMVESNMQEGLEGNPVAGTMKKFSRIIAFLSIPVLIGIEKALFCYWLTSNLFTLVYGLTLRRPDVRKLLNLPDVVNSSTRQPSPSSSSPLPFTFPEPKDQSVAQEKPPVSPSSSESSSSVPDRRISRSSVLNQRIRSLERQLKDRKNKK, encoded by the exons ATGGCTTGCTTGCGTGGTATCATCACCAAGAGAGCTAATGTTTTACAGAGACGAGCTTATCCATCTTGTGGTCATCTAATTCATGATGATAGAGATGAAACTAAATCCGATTCAAGTTCCGATACAACAATTCGTAAAGTGTTAGCACGTAATGGGAGTAGTAATTACAAGCTTAGCTCTAGGTTTGAGGAAAGGCATTATTATCAGTCATTTGCTTCTGGTTCATTGGGTGGTCTTGGATTGTCTTCGTGTCGTTATATGAGTTCTACACAACCTGAATGGTCTGATAAAGTTGATGGTATTGACTTTGTTGCTACGGAAATTGTTCCTGATGAGATCGTTGAAGCTGTAACGACGACAAGCCAAGCTGTTCCTGCTGCTGTAAATGAGGTTGCTATTGCTGCTGCGGATTCTGCTTTTCCTGTTGCTGCTTTGCAGCATTTGATTGATGGTGTGCATTCTTTTACAGGCCTGAATTG GTGGGCTTCAATAGCTTTGACAACTGTTCTCATTCGTGGAGTTACAGTTCCCATTCTTTTGAATCAGTTAAAGGCTACTTACAAACTCAAt GTTCTTAGGCCGCAACTGGAGGAGTTAAGACGAGAGATGAGCACTAAG GCTCAGGATCCTGAAGCCATGGCTGAAGGTCAAAGACGGATGCAATTGTTGTTTAAAGA ACATGGAGTAACTCCATTTACCCCCCTCAAAGGACTTATTATTCAAGGTCCCATCTTCATCAGCTTTTTCTTTGCG ATCAGGAATATGGCGGAGAAAGTCCCATCATTTAAAACCGGGGGAACTCTTTGGTTTACTGATCTCACCACTGCAGATACTACATATATCTTGCCACTTCTCACTGCAGCGACTTTCTTGATTATGGTGGAG TCAAACATGCAGGAAGGTCTTGAAGGCAATCCAGTGGCTGGAACTATGAAGAAATTCTCAAGAATTATTGCCTTCCTTTCTATTCCAGTTTTGATAGGCATTGAAAAG GCATTGTTTTGTTACTGGCTTACCTCCAACCTGTTTACTCTTGTGTATGGATTAA CATTAAGACGTCCTGATGTGAGGAAGCTCTTGAATCTCCCAGATGTTGTCAACTCTTCTACTAGGCAGCCATCACCGTCTTCATCTTCGCCTTTGCCATTTACCTTTCCCGAGCCAAAAGACCAAAGTGTTGCTCAAGAAAAACCTCCTGTGTCCCCCTCCTCCTCCGAGTCATCTTCAAGTGTTCCAGATAGAAGAATCTCACGGAGTTCAGTTTTGAATCAGAGGATCAGAAGTCTGGAGAGACAACTCAAGGACCGAAAGAACAAGAAGTGA
- the LOC104784671 gene encoding cyclic nucleotide-gated ion channel 11: protein MNHQRSKFVRFDDSGNPGRSSTMLLVNGKFKSVRGRLKKVYGKMKTLENWRKTVLLACVVALAIDPLFLFIPVIDSHRFCFTFDKKLVAAVCVLRTFNDTFYVFHIIFLLITDLIDPRPQVSLRGELTVESKGIRKKRLLFHFIVDIFSVLPIPQVVVLALIQRSASLVSKKILKWIIICQYLPRIIRIYPLYKAVTRVSGTVVETKWIGAALNFFLYMLNSYIFGAFWYVNALEKKNTCWSEACATTSGCDLTNLFCARGGRDNSRFLKTTCPLIHPDQITNSTVFDFGMYIDALKSGVVDVEPRDFPRKFFYCFWWGLRNISALGQNLETSNSVGEIFFAIIICVSGLLLFAVLIGNVQKYLQSTTIRVDEMEEKKRDTEKWMSYRMLPEYLKERIRKYEDYKWRETRGTEEEALLCSLPKYLRLETKCHLYKDMLKRVPWFLSMDDQLLNALCARLKTVFYSENSYVVCEGEPVEDMLFIMRGVLISTTTHGGKTGFFNSVRLVTGDFCGHDLLPWALDPLSSHFPISNRTVRAQTEVEGFLLSADDLKFVATQYGRLHSKQIRPMLRFHSVQWQTWAAFYIQAAWKRYCRRKLSKALREEESKLHSTLQNDDSGGNKLNLGAAVYASRFASHALRNLRANAKARN from the exons ATGAATCATCAGAGGAGTAAATTTGTGAG GTTTGATGATTCTGGGAATCCGGGGAGATCTTCAACCATGCTACTTGTAAATGGGAAATTCAAAAGTGTTAGAGGACGCTTGAAGAAGGTTTACGGGAAGATGAAAACACTCGAAAACTGGAGGAAGACTGTCTTGTTAGCTTGCGTGGTTGCTTTGGCTATAGatcctttgtttctctttatccCTGTTATTGATTCTCATAGGTTTTGCTTCACCTTTGACAAGAAGCTTGTGGCAGCAGTTTGTGTTTTGCGTACCTTCAATGACACATTCTATGTGTTtcacattatttttcttttgataaccgACCTCATTGATCCTCGTCCTCAAGTATCTCTAAGAGGCGAGTTAACCGTGGAATCTAAGGGTATAAGGAAAAAACGCCTTCTCTTTCACTTCATTGTTGACATTTTCTCTGTTCTCCCAATTCCTCAG GTGGTAGTTCTCGCTCTTATTCAACGATCAGCCTCGCTGGTGTCaaagaaaatactaaaatggaTCATAATTTGTCAATATCTACCGAGAATCATTCGTATCTATCCACTTTACAAAGCAGTGACAAGAGTCTCTGGTACCGTTGTAGAAACAAAATGGATCGGAGCTGCTTTGAACTTTTTCCTCTACATGCTGAACAGTTAT ATATTTGGGGCTTTCTGGTACGTGAATgcactagaaaagaaaaatacatgcTGGAGTGAAGCTTGTGCTACCACATCCGGATGCGATCTCACAAATCTGTTTTGTGCACGAGGTGGCAGAGACAATAGTCGTTTTCTAAAGACTACATGCCCATTAATCCACCCTGACCAAATCACGAACTCCACAGTCTTCGACTTTGGTATGTACATTGATGCATTGAAGTCTGGGGTGGTAGATGTAGAGCCAAGAGATTTTCCGAGGAAGTTCTTTTACTGCTTTTGGTGGGGTCTACGAAATATTAG TGCTTTGGGCCAAAACCTTGAGACAAGCAACTCTGTCGGGGAGATCTTCTTTGCTATCATCATATGCGTCTCTGGTTTACTCTTGTTTGCTGTGCTCATCGGAAACGTTCAG AAGTATTTGCAATCAACTACGATTAGAGTAGATGAAATggaggagaaaaagagagacacTGAAAAATGGATGTCCTACCGTATGCTACCAGAGTATCTCAAAGAACGCATTAGGAAATACGAGGATTACAAATGGCGAGAAACTAGAGGCACCGAAGAGGAAGCTCTTCTTTGTAGCCTTCCAAAATATCTCAGACTCGAAACCAAATGCCATCTTTACAAGGATATGTTAAAGCGT gtCCCTTGGTTTCTATCTATGGATGATCAATTACTAAACGCTCTATGTGCACGTCTCAAAACGGTTTTTTACTCAGAGAACAGTTACGTTGTGTGTGAAGGTGAACCAGTGGAAGATATGTTGTTTATAATGAGAGGAGTTCTAATAAGCACAACAACTCATGGTGGCAAAACTGGATTCTTCAATTCGGTTCGCTTGGTTACTGGTGATTTCTGTGGACATGATCTTCTCCCTTGGGCATTAGATCCTCTCAGTTCCCACTTCCCTATCTCTAACAGAACCGTTCGAGCTCAGACAGAAGTCGAAGGCTTTCTTCTCTCAGCTGATGATCTCAAGTTTGTCGCTACTCAGTATGGTCGCCTTCATAGCAAGCAAATCCGACCAATGTTAAG GTTTCATTCGGTGCAATGGCAGACATGGGCAGCATTTTATATACAAGCAGCATGGAAGAGATATTGTAGAAGGAAGCTCTCAAAGGCTTTAcgtgaagaagaaagcaaactACATAGCACACTTCAGAACGATGATTCAGGTGGCAATAAACTTAACTTAGGTGCTGCGGTTTATGCGTCGAGGTTTGCGTCTCATGCTCTGAGGAATCTTAGGGCGAACGCAAAAGCACGAAATTGA
- the LOC104788738 gene encoding putative RING-H2 finger protein ATL21A encodes MTFSKPFFLYLLFLFPLLHVSHPKQCPPSSCGRDDVHVRFPFWLLSEQAEFCGYAGFNLHCTVSPSRTALKLPNSGTFLVRKIDYLSQHIRLYDPENCLARKLLTFDISGSQFSVLYLVSYTFLSCPNEVAKSSGFHSIPCLGNSTTSFLATTSLDLAKSMLPSCQIAKTVAIPVSRPIVAQKPRFSTDVNDQDLWLKWDSPSCNVCEMKYLRCGFISNASLEVKCFSFEKSGPLGNVYVSVSISVAITLFAIFIAIRIYKSHRFGFRGQGHSAITGATVTHQPREVIMATRGLDQSTIETYTKIELGESRRLPGNNGIVCPICLSEYASRESIRSIPECEHCFHVECIDAWLKIHGSCPLCRNSCASRRC; translated from the exons ATGACTTTCTCAAAACCATTCTTCCTTtacctcctcttcctctttcctCTCCTACACGTTTCACACCCAAAACAATGCCCTCCTTCCTCATGTGGCCGCGACGATGTCCATGTCCGTTTCCCTTTCTGGTTACTCTCAGAACAGGCTGAGTTCTGTGGCTATGCGGGATTCAATCTCCACTGCACAGTTAGTCCCAGCAGGACAGCTCTCAAGCTTCCTAATTCCGGAACATTTCTTGTCCGGAAGATCGACTATTTAAGTCAGCATATACGTCTCTATGACCCTGAAAATTGTTTGGCAAGAAAGCTTTTGACCTTTGACATTTCAGGATCTCAATTCTCTGTTCTCTACCTTGTCAGCTACACGTTCTTGAGCTGCCCTAATGAGGTTGCAAAGTCATCAGGGTTTCACTCCATCCCATGTCTAGGCAATTCAACGACctctttcttggctacaacTAGTTTGGATCTCGCGAAATCTATGCTGCCTTCTTGTCAGATCGCAAAGACAGTAGCTATTCCGGTTTCTCGGCCGATTGTTGCTCAGAAACCAAGATTCTCGACTGATGTCAACGATCAAGACCTTTGGCTAAAATGGGATTCTCCAAGTTGTAACGTTTGTGAGATGAAGTATTTGAGATGTGGTTTCATAAGCAATGCTTCTCTTGAAGTCAAATGCTTCTCTTTTGAAAAATCCG GTCCTTTAGGCAATGTTTATGTAAGCGTGTCCATAAGCGTAGCAATCACCCTCTTTGCTATTTTTATTGCTATCCGGATATACAAATCCCATAGGTTCGGTTTCCGAGGACAAGGGCATTCAGCTATTACAGGCGCAACCGTAACGCATCAACCAAGAGAGGTTATTATGGCCACGAGGGGTCTTGACCAATCGACAATAGAAACATACACGAAAATAGAGTTGGGAGAAAGTAGAAGGCTTCCGGGAAATAATGGAATTGTATGTCCGATTTGTTTATCAGAGTATGCGAGCAGAGAGAGCATACGGTCCATACCGGAATGTGAGCATTGCTTCCACGTGGAATGTATTGATGCGTGGCTCAAGATTCATGGTTCATGCCCTCTTTGTAGGAATTCATGTGCGTCAAGGAGATGCTAA
- the LOC104784667 gene encoding putative galacturonosyltransferase 2 isoform X1: protein MVPGFGHGTWIGKGSQALNDTPEMLSERSLRQERRVKRADELMNDDTIQKFEKAALARSRSVDSAPLGNYTIWKNEYRRGNNYEDILHLMQDQIIMARVYSGLAKLTNNLALHEELETQLAKIASEEESSDSDTDQLQRVLDTIRDMGQILARAKEQLYECKLVTNKLRAMLQAAEEELEYTQTYTTFLTQLASKALPDSIHCLTMRLTLEYHLLPLPMRNFPRRENLENPNLYHYALFSDNVLAASVVVNSTVMNAEDPSRHVFHLVTDKLNFGAMSMWFLLNPPGDATIHVQRFEDFSWLNSSYSPVLRQLESAAMKKFYFKTDRSESVESGSENLKYRYPKYMSMLNHLRFYIPRIFPKLEKILFLDDDVVVQKDLTPLWSIDLKGKVNGAVETCGVTFHRLDTYLNFSDKHISENFNPKYCAWAYGMNIFDLKEWKKNNITETYHFWQDLNENRTLWKLGTLPPGLITFYKLTLPLQGKWHLLGLGYDKGIDVKKIERSAVIHYNGHMKPWTEMAISKYQPYWTKYINFDHPFIFSCRLFE, encoded by the exons ATGGTTCCTGGTTTCGGTCATGGAACCTGGATAGGAAAAGGATCCCAAGCGTTGAATGATACACCAGAGATGTTGTCTGAAAGG AGCCTGAGACAGGAAAGAAGAGTGAAACGGGCTGATGAACTGATGAATGACGACACTATCCAAAAGTTTGAGAAGGCAGCCCTTGCACGTTCCAGATCTGTCGATTCTGCACCACTAGGAAACTACACCATTTGGAAAAATGAATACCGGAGGGGCAACAACTATGAAGATATCTTACATCTCATGCAAGATCAAATCATTATGGCACGAGTTTACAGTGGTCTTGCAAAGTTGACAAACAATCTCGCATTGCACGAAGAACTAGAAACACAGCTAGCCAAAATAGCATCGGAGGAAGAATCAAGTGATAGTGATACTGATCAACTGCAGAG AGTTCTTGATACTATAAGAGACATGGGACAAATACTGGCTAGGGCGAAAGAGCAGCTATATGAATGCAAGTTGGTGACAAATAAGCTGAGAGCAATGCTACAAGCAGCTGAAGAAGAACTCGAATACACGCAAACTTATACAACGTTCTTGACTCAGCTGGCTTCCAAGGCACTACCAGATTCTATCCACTGCTTGACCATGCGCTTGACTCTAGAGTATCATCTCCTGCCTTTACCAATGAGAAATTTTCCAAGAAGGGAGAATTTGGAGAATCCAAATCTTTACCACTACGCTCTCTTCTCTGATAATGTGTTGGCTGCATCAGTTGTTGTCAATTCCACAGTCATGAATGCAGAG GATCCTTCAAGGCATGTTTTTCACCTTGTGACTGATAAACTCAATTTTGGAGCAATGAGTATGTGGTTTCTGTTAAACCCTCCTGGAGACGCAACCATCCATGTCCAAAGGTTCGAAGATTTTTCTTGGCTCAACTCATCTTACTCCCCAGTTTTGAGACAGCTCGAGTCAGCAGCTATGAAGAAGTTCTACTTCAAGACAGATAGATCTGAATCAGTTGAATCAGGCTCAGAAAACCTCAAGTACCGGTACCCGAAATACATGTCAATGCTTAACCACTTGAGGTTCTACATCCCGAGGATCTTCCCAAAGTTAGAGAAAATCTTGTTTCTTGACGATGATGTGGTTGTTCAGAAGGATTTAACTCCCCTGTGGTCCATAGATCTTAAAGGGAAAGTGAATGGTGCAGTAGAAACCTGTGGTGTCACCTTCCATCGCCTTGACACTTACTTAAACTTCAGTGATAAACACATTTCAGAGAACTTTAATCCGAAATACTGCGCATGGGCTTATGGGATGAACATCTTCGACCTGAAAGAGTGGAAAAAGAACAACATTACAGAAACTTATCACTTTTGGCAAGACCTG AATGAAAACCGAACTTTATGGAAACTTGGAACATTGCCACCAGGGCTCATAACGTTCTACAAGCTGACACTACCGCTTCAGGGCAAATGGCACTTACTTGGACTGGGTTATGATAAAGGAATAGATGTCAAGAAGATTGAAAGATCAGCTGTCATACATTACAACGGACACATGAAACCATGGACAGAGATGGCGATAAGCAAGTATCAGCCATACTGGACAAAGTACATCAATTTTGATCATCCTTTCATCTTTAGCTGCAGGCTGTTTGAGTGA
- the LOC104784668 gene encoding mitochondrial inner membrane protein OXA1-like yields the protein MACLRSFSRRSLYPKWFCYKTSRPALLHDHIKDSTGSSLPDSSLLIRSFHRQVFSEDRRNNMSFVQPMGSSGVLLCSRHMSSKPEELLCSKIDAFGNVAEELVSDKSVGATIDQIFSFPGEFVHYVINGIHEFTGLNWWMSILLTAFLVNVLMSPVSMRVVRHASELLILIRTIEKVQRSQKVGNRETLAKYKKWEAESIKELEAGCFSFSTLFVPDAFVYISFLSGISTMAKKIPELSTSDSLYIMPILAGFTFWFSSEIHNRSSLYSRMKRLPLFPIIFVVLQATFEFEPAVYFYMITSRIYISTLLLKLRSNQIVKLRSSLGWPDVPVTTVSKQQRIMARLTCLMREFNDVVKKNDKK from the exons ATGGCTTGTCTTCGTAGCTTCTCAAGGAGAAGTCTTTACCCTAAATGGTTCTGCTACAAGACCTCAAGGCCTGCTCTTCTTCATGATCATATCAAAGATTCTACTGGATCCAGTCTCCCGGACTCAAGTCTTCTGATTCGTAGCTTTCACAGGCAAGTTTTCTCTGAAGATAGAAGGAATAATATGTCTTTTGTTCAACCAATGGGTTCTTCTGGAGTATTGTTATGTAGTAGACACATGTCTTCTAAACCAGAAGAGTTGTTGTGTTCAAAGATTGATGCTTTTGGAAATGTTGCTGAGGAACTTGTCTCTGATAAATCTGTGGGAGCTACTATAGATCAGATTTTTTCATTCCCTGGGGAGTTCGTGCATTATGTGATTAATGGAATCCATGAGTTTACTGGTTTAAATTG GTGGATGTCAATTCTTCTTACGGCTTTTCTGGTTAATGTACTGATGTCACCAGTCTCTATGCGGGTTGTGAGACATGCTTCGGAACTACTG ATTTTGATTAGGACCATTGAGAAAGTGCAGAGATCTCAAAAG GTCGGTAATCGTGAAACGCTAGCTAAATACAAAAAATGGGAAGCAGAGTCGATCAAAGA ATTGGAAGCCGGTTGCTTTTCTTTCTCGACACTATTTGTTCCTGATGCATTCGTCTACATCAGCTTCTTGAGCGGG ATTTCGACCATGGCTAAGAAGATCCCTGAACTTTCAACTTCAGACAGCTTATACATCATGCCTATACTGGCAGGCTTCACTTTCTGGTTCTCATCGGAG ATCCACAACAGAAGCAGTCTTTATTCCAGAATGAAGAGACTCCCTTTATTTCCCATTATCTTTGTCGTGCTCCAAGCTACATTTGAATTTGAACCG GCAGTATACTTTTACATGATCACATCTAGAATCTATATATCCACATTATTATTGA agTTGAGGTCCAATCAGATAGTAAAGTTGAGAAGCAGCCTGGGGTGGCCAGATGTTCCAGTAACAACGGTCTCTAAGCAGCAACGGATTATGGCGAGATTGACATGTCTGATGAGAGAATTTAATGACGTGGTGAAGAAGAATGACAAGAAGTGA
- the LOC104784669 gene encoding F-box/LRR-repeat protein At2g43260-like, with protein sequence MEEETPNSMYITADVLEDLLLKVPLKSLCRFKSVSKEWKSILESKRFVERHLSLAKASRKILLAAYHCNCGVSPSLLPESRFEGGEEFFSLHCDATRPSMNCDGLVCFPEAEWVDVLNPSTGQLWRFNSPSLLNPRPNSTTFPTGSWSTYFPGYCAMGFGKDSVKGSYKVVRIFGAPNYCDILDVNTGEWRKLWKPRRFKVDVGRKSASVNGSIYWLRIRPHGSIYTILALDLHTEEFRDVQRPPLPKGIMSEAQIVNIGDRLAIAIPESHPVHQYVLNIWIMDAQEETWTNSHSISLASLGMVESRSFTPVTLSKHGNVVFYDDKMCLFKYYPHTDQLQILSKDICIISPYLQNLVLLQTQQVEFKTGITCIRRETEITDVVVGQSTSVDEILSEGIAKLILLCCLARSGYCGNVVKIAFLMKLCSITGF encoded by the exons aTGGAAGAAGAAACCCCTAATTCGATGTATATCACTGCCGATGTACTCGAAGACTTGCTCCTGAAAGTTCCCCTGAAATCTCTGTGCAGATTCAAAAGTGTATCGAAAGAATGGAAATCAATACTGGAATCAAAGAGGTTCGTAGAGAGACATCTGAGTCTTGCAAAAGCTAGCCGGAAGATTCTCCTGGCTGCTTACCACTGCAACTGCGGCGTTTCGCCGAGTCTCCTCCCCGAGTCACGATTCGAAGGAGGCGAAGAGTTTTTCTCTTTACATTGCGACGCGACACGACCGTCGATGAATTGCGACGGTTTAGTTTGCTTCCCCGAAGCAGAGTGGGTCGACGTTTTGAACCCCTCGACGGGACAGCTCTGGCGATTCAATTCCCCATCCCTCTTGAACCCTCGCCCAAACTCCACCACGTTTCCCACCG gaTCATGGTCGACTTATTTCCCGGGATATTGTGCGATGGGATTCGGTAAAGACAGTGTTAAGGGTAGCTATAAAGTAGTGAGGATCTTTGGTGCTCCTAACTATTGCGATATTCTTGATGTCAACACCGGTGAATGGCGGAAACTTTGGAAACCACGTCGTTTCAAAGTTGATGTCGGACGAAAATCCGCGTCTGTCAACGGATCAATCTACTGGTTACGAATTAGGCCTCATGGTTCCATCTACACGATACTAGCCTTGGATCTCCACACGGAAGAGTTCCGAGATGTCCAACGTCCACCTCTCCCCAAGGGCATCATGTCTGAAGCACAGATTGTCAACATTGGTGATCGTCTTGCCATTGCCATTCCTGAATCCCATCCTGTTCACCAATACGTACTAAACATATGGATTATGGATGCACAAGAAGAAACTTGGACCAATTCTCACTCCATTAGTTTAGCTTCTCTCGGTATGGTGGAGTCTAGGTCCTTCACGCCAGTGACTCTCTCTAAGCATGGGAATGTTGTTTTCTATGACGATAAGATGTGCTTGTTCAAATATTATCCACACACAGACCAACTCCAAATCCTCTCCAAAGACATTTGTATAATATCTCCCTACCTCCAAAACTTGGTCCTACTTCAGACTCAACAAGTCGAGTTTAAGACTGGGATTACTTGCATCCGCCGCGAAACAGAGATAACG GATGTGGTGGTGGGTCAATCAACAAGTGTTGACGAGATTCTCTCTGAGGGAATAG CTAAGCTAATACTTCTCTGCTGCCTAGCACGTTCTGGTTATTGTGGCAACGTCGTCAAG ATTGCATTCTTAATGAAGCTCTGTAGTATCACTGGTTTTTGA
- the LOC104784667 gene encoding putative galacturonosyltransferase 2 isoform X2, giving the protein MVPGFGHGTWIGKGSQALNDTPEMLSERSLRQERRVKRADELMNDDTIQKFEKAALARSRSVDSAPLGNYTIWKNEYRRGNNYEDILHLMQDQIIMARVYSGLAKLTNNLALHEELETQLAKIASEEESSDSDTDQLQRVLDTIRDMGQILARAKEQLYECKLVTNKLRAMLQAAEEELEYTQTYTTFLTQLASKALPDSIHCLTMRLTLEYHLLPLPMRNFPRRENLENPNLYHYALFSDNVLAASVVVNSTVMNAEDPSRHVFHLVTDKLNFGAMSMWFLLNPPGDATIHVQRFEDFSWLNSSYSPVLRQLESAAMKKFYFKTDRSESVESGSENLKYRYPKYMSMLNHLRFYIPRIFPKLEKILFLDDDVVVQKDLTPLWSIDLKGKVNENFNPKYCAWAYGMNIFDLKEWKKNNITETYHFWQDLNENRTLWKLGTLPPGLITFYKLTLPLQGKWHLLGLGYDKGIDVKKIERSAVIHYNGHMKPWTEMAISKYQPYWTKYINFDHPFIFSCRLFE; this is encoded by the exons ATGGTTCCTGGTTTCGGTCATGGAACCTGGATAGGAAAAGGATCCCAAGCGTTGAATGATACACCAGAGATGTTGTCTGAAAGG AGCCTGAGACAGGAAAGAAGAGTGAAACGGGCTGATGAACTGATGAATGACGACACTATCCAAAAGTTTGAGAAGGCAGCCCTTGCACGTTCCAGATCTGTCGATTCTGCACCACTAGGAAACTACACCATTTGGAAAAATGAATACCGGAGGGGCAACAACTATGAAGATATCTTACATCTCATGCAAGATCAAATCATTATGGCACGAGTTTACAGTGGTCTTGCAAAGTTGACAAACAATCTCGCATTGCACGAAGAACTAGAAACACAGCTAGCCAAAATAGCATCGGAGGAAGAATCAAGTGATAGTGATACTGATCAACTGCAGAG AGTTCTTGATACTATAAGAGACATGGGACAAATACTGGCTAGGGCGAAAGAGCAGCTATATGAATGCAAGTTGGTGACAAATAAGCTGAGAGCAATGCTACAAGCAGCTGAAGAAGAACTCGAATACACGCAAACTTATACAACGTTCTTGACTCAGCTGGCTTCCAAGGCACTACCAGATTCTATCCACTGCTTGACCATGCGCTTGACTCTAGAGTATCATCTCCTGCCTTTACCAATGAGAAATTTTCCAAGAAGGGAGAATTTGGAGAATCCAAATCTTTACCACTACGCTCTCTTCTCTGATAATGTGTTGGCTGCATCAGTTGTTGTCAATTCCACAGTCATGAATGCAGAG GATCCTTCAAGGCATGTTTTTCACCTTGTGACTGATAAACTCAATTTTGGAGCAATGAGTATGTGGTTTCTGTTAAACCCTCCTGGAGACGCAACCATCCATGTCCAAAGGTTCGAAGATTTTTCTTGGCTCAACTCATCTTACTCCCCAGTTTTGAGACAGCTCGAGTCAGCAGCTATGAAGAAGTTCTACTTCAAGACAGATAGATCTGAATCAGTTGAATCAGGCTCAGAAAACCTCAAGTACCGGTACCCGAAATACATGTCAATGCTTAACCACTTGAGGTTCTACATCCCGAGGATCTTCCCAAAGTTAGAGAAAATCTTGTTTCTTGACGATGATGTGGTTGTTCAGAAGGATTTAACTCCCCTGTGGTCCATAGATCTTAAAGGGAAAGTGAATG AGAACTTTAATCCGAAATACTGCGCATGGGCTTATGGGATGAACATCTTCGACCTGAAAGAGTGGAAAAAGAACAACATTACAGAAACTTATCACTTTTGGCAAGACCTG AATGAAAACCGAACTTTATGGAAACTTGGAACATTGCCACCAGGGCTCATAACGTTCTACAAGCTGACACTACCGCTTCAGGGCAAATGGCACTTACTTGGACTGGGTTATGATAAAGGAATAGATGTCAAGAAGATTGAAAGATCAGCTGTCATACATTACAACGGACACATGAAACCATGGACAGAGATGGCGATAAGCAAGTATCAGCCATACTGGACAAAGTACATCAATTTTGATCATCCTTTCATCTTTAGCTGCAGGCTGTTTGAGTGA